Proteins encoded in a region of the Triplophysa rosa linkage group LG14, Trosa_1v2, whole genome shotgun sequence genome:
- the rhbdd1 gene encoding rhomboid-related protein 4: MMRSRQRGSNLGLLLLASQVFQLGLDNIPPVTLATLGLNVYLFLFPLKPLLQTCLSVREAYWYRDWYRLLLSPFHHVDDMHLYFNMASLLWKGIKLERNLGGPWFAYLLSVFSVLTGLVYLLLEVGLTRVTEDSSYSLQCAVGFSGVLFGLKVVNNHYHPGSTTYIMGLPVSSRYACWVELILIHIMNPGTSFVGHLAGILVGLLYTKGPLKSLMKTCAGFVTLNGNNGRQRIYNSSGYSGYGTPYPPNSYGQQSFNPRHDNAPYRDTYNTHMPSAPPQHSYTAGLSEEEQYEEAVRASLNDRGRSMPTRSHGHSDPIAEEVRWRRLQRFNS, from the exons ATG ATGCGCTCCAGACAGAGGGGATCTAATCTCGGCCTGCTCTTGCTGGCCTCACAGGTTTTCCAGCTGGGTTTAGACAACATCCCACCTGTTACCCTGGCAACATTAGGACTCAATGTCTATTTATTTCTGTTTCCACTCAAACCCTTGTTACAG aCATGTTTGAGTGTCCGGGAGGCATACTGGTACAGAGACTGGTATCGTTTGCTCCTGTCTCCGTTTCACCACGTCGATGACATGCACCTGTACTTCAACATGGCCTCCCTTCTTTGGAAAGGCATCAAGCTGGAGAGGAACCTGGGAGGGCCTTGGTTCGCATACCTGCTGTCTGTCTTCTCTGTGCTCACCGGATTGGTCTACCTGCTCTTGGAGGTGGGACTGACGCGCGTGACGGAAGATTCCTCGTACAGTTTGCAGTGTGCGGTGGGGTTCTCTG GTGTTCTGTTTGGGCTGAAGGTGGTGAATAATCATTATCATCCAGGTAGCACCACTTACATCATGGGTCTGCCTGTTTCCAGTCGCTACGCCTGCTGGGTGGAGTTGATCCTCATCCATATCATGAACCCAGG cacCTCATTTGTTGGACACCTGGCTGGCATTCTGGTTGGATTGCTCTACACAAAAGGACCTCTGAAAAGCCTCATGAAAACATGTGCAG GTTTTGTGACATTGAATGGCAATAACGGAAGGCAGCGGATATACAATTCCTCAG GATACAGTGGTTATGGGACACCATATCCTCCAAACTCTTATGGTCAGCAGTCATTTAATCCCAGGCACGATAACGCCCCATACAGGGacacatacaacacacacatgccCTCTGCACCTCCCCAGCACTCGTATACAGCTGGTCTGTCAGAAGAGGAACAGTATGAGGAAGCTGTAAGGGCCAGTCTGAACGACAGAG GGAGATCTATGCCAACAAGATCACATGGCCACTCTGACCCAATCGCCGAAGAGGTCCGCTGGCGTCGACTTCAAAGATTTAACAGCTAA
- the seraf gene encoding von Willebrand factor D and EGF domain-containing protein, protein MKMGVLCCTCLQLLLAALVSLTGICMGGSDGPRGVALPFVFDPKATCEPPCKHAGICIRNNTCFCMRGYEGETCQYANCHPKCKNGGECLRPGKCRCPSGFGGIYCHQVVCDGGCWNGGECTAVNREAKCICPSSWTGSRCQDAICSQGCRNGGSCVAPGICSCPEGWIGGACHKAVCKTPCKNGGKCVSPDTCRCRAPFSGPLCEEKKKHA, encoded by the exons ATGAAAATGGGAGTGCTTTGCTGTACATGTCTGCAGCTTTTGCTGGCTGCACTGGTCAGTCTGACTGGGATCTGTATGGGAGGGTCTGACGGGCCCCGTGGGGTGGCTCTTCCGTTCGTCTTTGACCCCAAAGCAACCTGCGAACCACCTTGTAAACACGCTGGCATCTGTATCCGAAACAACACCTGCTTCTGTATGAGAGGATACGAGGGAGAGACATGCCAATATG CAAACTGTCATCCAAAGTGTAAAAACGGTGGAGAGTGTCTGAGACCTGGAAAATGCAGATGCCCTTCGGGATTTGGAGGAATATATTGTCATCAAG TGGTTTGTGACGGTGGGTGTTGGAACGGTGGTGAGTGCACTGCTGTGAATAGAGAAGCGAAATGCATCTGTCCTTCCAGCTGGACCGGCTCCAGATGCCAAGATG CGATCTGTTCACAGGGATGCAGGAACGGAGGCAGCTGTGTTGCCCCCGGAATCTGCAGCTGTCCAGAAGGATGGATTGGTGGGGCCTGCCATAAAG CTGTGTGTAAAACACCCTGCAAGAATGGGGGGAAGTGTGTGTCGCCCGACACCTGTCGCTGTCGAGCTCCGTTCTCCGGCCCGCTGTGTGAGGAGAAGAAGAAACATGCCTGA